In the genome of Epinephelus lanceolatus isolate andai-2023 chromosome 18, ASM4190304v1, whole genome shotgun sequence, one region contains:
- the LOC117268612 gene encoding uncharacterized protein LOC117268612, with product MCRGYLKTEMAEALAVLQRCDATLLDPCRDSEHPDCSEAARMVLHLTDSRRVQKVLGRQLFVLDSVMSLLEGLESAQQLMTQPCPPQPEGGARGRWKALKAESRSGVEETEALLRSLQDRIQQMNNRRHTLTHLIQQLHSKRQHHEQLAESLLKAQNALQSCDHQLTKLRAESEVALSHLISWQRLRDELQVSVSAVQEVMQINLLSFNQSELCVELRPRPPSHLSSNELEPLRLTVTWSHDDRFRLQVDEGSAGLVEDCVSGRRSELRAALLEIMQCYVGQVELLSEIQRLRSSFAIDWRPAQRVLVYLKSASLVCHLEVEEGYPSSGRARLLSVRRDGQPVDTPGLKPDRADLSLTEWLVFLCSSPLI from the exons TGTGCTGCAGCGCTGTGATGCGACTCTCCTGGATCCCTGCAGAGACTCGGAGCATCCGGACTGTTCTGAAGCAGCCAGGATGGTCCTCCACCTGACG gacAGCCGTCGTGTCCAGAAGGTTCTGGGTCGTCAGCTGTTTGTTCTGGACTCTGTGATGTCTCTACTGGAGGGTCTGGAGTCTGCCCAGCAACTGATGACACAACCCTGCCCCCCCCAACCTG agggtGGGGCTCGGGGCAGGTGGAAGGCCCTGAAGGCAGAGAGCAGGTCGGGGGTGGAGGAGACGGAGGCTCTGCTCAGATCTCTGCAGGACAGAATCCAACAGATGAACAACAGacgacacacactgacacacctgaTCCAACAGCTGCACAGcaag AGGCAGCATCATGAACAGCTGGCGGAGTCTCTGCTGAAGGCCCAGAATGCTTTGCAGTCATGTGATCATCAGCTGACCAAGCTGAGGGCGGAGTCAGAGGTGGCGCTCAGTCACCTGATCAGCTGGCAGCGACTCAGAGATGA GCTGCAGGTGAGCGTCTCCGCCGTACAGGAAGTCATGCAGATCAACCTGTTGTCCTTCAACCAGTCAGAGCTGTGTGTGGAGCTCAGGCCACGCCCCCCCTCTCACCTGTCCTCCAATGAGCTGGAGCCGCTGAGGCTGACGGTCACCTGGAGCCACGACGACCGCTTCAGACTGCAG gtggACGAGGGCTCAGCTGGTCTGGTGGAGGACTGCGTGTCGGGCCGACGGTCTGAGCTGAGAGCTGCCCTGCTGGAGATCATGCAGTGTTACGTTGGTCAGGTGGAGCTGCTGTCTGAGATCCAGAGATTAAGATCCAG TTTTGCCATCGACTGGCGTCCTGCTCAGCGTGTGCTGGTCTACCTGAAGTCGGCGTCGTTGGTGTGTCacctggaggtggaggagggataCCCGAGCAGCGGACGAGCCCGGCTGCTGTCAGTACGGAGGGACGGACAACCTGTTGACACACCTGGACTGAag ccTGACAGAGCTGACCTCAGTCTGACTGAGTGGTTGGTGTTTCTGTGCAGCAGTCCTCTGATCTGA